In Arsenophonus sp. aPb, one DNA window encodes the following:
- the glpE gene encoding thiosulfate sulfurtransferase GlpE, which produces MDNFQLITVEQAYKLWQTGNSIVVDIRDPQSFHSAHITGAYHLTNETLNNFIAQTDFDTPVMVICYHGHSSQGAAQYLINTGFETVYSINGGFEVWSREYPHTINSLS; this is translated from the coding sequence ATGGATAATTTTCAATTAATTACAGTTGAACAAGCCTATAAACTTTGGCAAACAGGTAATAGCATAGTGGTCGACATTCGTGACCCACAAAGTTTTCATTCAGCCCATATTACAGGTGCTTACCATCTTACAAATGAGACCTTGAATAACTTTATTGCGCAAACAGACTTTGACACACCGGTAATGGTAATATGTTACCATGGCCATAGTAGCCAAGGCGCAGCACAATATTTGATTAATACCGGCTTTGAAACTGTTTATAGCATAAACGGTGGTTTTGAAGTATGGTCGAGAGAATATCCACACACTATCAATTCACTCTCTTAA
- the nfuA gene encoding Fe-S biogenesis protein NfuA yields the protein MINITEAAQAHFAKLLANQEPGTQIRVFVINPGTPSAECGVSYCPPDAIESTDIELKFAKLSAYVDEISAPFLEEAEIDFVTDQLGSQLTLKAPNAKMRKVADDAPLIERVEYVIQSQINPQLAGHGGRVSLMEITDDGYAILQFGGGCNGCSMVDITLKEGIEKQLLNMFPDELKGVKDLTEHQRGDHSYY from the coding sequence ATGATTAATATTACTGAAGCAGCACAAGCTCATTTTGCCAAACTATTGGCAAATCAAGAACCTGGTACACAAATTCGCGTATTTGTTATCAATCCTGGCACACCTTCTGCAGAATGTGGGGTCTCTTATTGCCCACCTGATGCTATCGAATCGACTGATATTGAACTTAAATTTGCTAAACTATCAGCCTATGTTGATGAAATTAGCGCACCTTTTCTGGAAGAAGCTGAAATTGATTTTGTAACGGATCAATTAGGCTCTCAACTTACTTTAAAAGCACCTAATGCTAAAATGCGGAAAGTTGCTGATGATGCCCCATTGATTGAACGAGTTGAATATGTTATTCAATCACAAATTAATCCACAGTTAGCTGGCCATGGAGGACGGGTTTCATTAATGGAAATCACTGATGATGGATATGCCATCCTACAATTTGGTGGAGGTTGTAATGGCTGTTCAATGGTCGATATCACCTTAAAAGAAGGTATTGAAAAGCAGTTGCTAAATATGTTTCCAGACGAATTGAAAGGCGTGAAAGATTTAACTGAACATCAGCGCGGTGATCACTCTTATTATTAA
- the gntX gene encoding DNA utilization protein GntX gives MLTMVGYCWLCHQTLKYRFHGICHYCLKHLPYLKQVCHRCALPIEQFTLTCGRCLQTPPYWHNLVAITAYMPPLSKLIQQYKFGKIPQIAYILARLFLLYWQQGYRQQRWRKPDIIIAIPLHHGKHWQRGFNQASLIAMQLAYWLGCQYQTNSITRTRATLPQTQLSAKKRKQNLSNTFRIKKSFQDRHIAVLDDVITTGTTMNEVAKLLISAGANSVQAWAICRTL, from the coding sequence ATGTTAACAATGGTTGGATACTGTTGGCTATGCCACCAAACACTAAAATATCGCTTTCATGGCATTTGTCACTACTGTTTAAAACACTTGCCTTATCTAAAACAAGTTTGTCATCGCTGTGCTTTACCCATCGAACAATTCACCCTTACTTGTGGTCGCTGCTTACAAACGCCACCCTATTGGCACAATCTTGTTGCCATTACTGCCTATATGCCACCATTGAGTAAGCTAATACAGCAGTACAAATTTGGAAAAATTCCTCAAATCGCCTATATTCTTGCGCGCTTATTTCTACTTTATTGGCAACAAGGGTATCGCCAACAACGCTGGCGCAAACCAGATATCATAATAGCAATACCGCTTCATCATGGTAAACATTGGCAACGTGGATTTAATCAAGCCAGTTTAATAGCTATGCAATTAGCTTATTGGTTAGGATGCCAATATCAGACTAATTCAATTACTCGCACTCGTGCTACACTACCACAAACTCAACTTTCTGCTAAAAAACGCAAACAAAATCTTAGTAACACTTTTAGGATAAAAAAATCGTTTCAAGATCGCCATATTGCCGTACTTGACGATGTCATAACAACAGGGACAACGATGAACGAAGTGGCTAAATTACTCATTAGTGCTGGCGCAAACTCAGTCCAAGCCTGGGCAATATGCAGAACCTTGTAG
- the bioH gene encoding pimeloyl-ACP methyl ester esterase BioH, translating to MTTLFWQQSGKGKQDIVLLHGWGLNAEVWRTIEVECGSHFRLHLVDLPGYGRSNLFPPMSLQQMAEVIWQKAPKQAIWLGWSLGGLIANIIALNHQVEIAGLITVASTPCFSQQENWPGIKSVVLTGFEQQLQANFHRTVERFLALQTLGTKTTLEDIRLLKTVLLKQPLPSVAVLNAGLEILRTTDLRQSLLTLNKPFLRIYGDLDGLVPRKVVPIIDGWLPNSHSVIIKHAAHAPFISHPKQFIQLLVDFSSQLEK from the coding sequence ATGACGACACTGTTTTGGCAGCAGTCGGGTAAAGGAAAACAAGATATTGTGCTATTGCACGGATGGGGATTAAATGCAGAAGTTTGGCGTACCATTGAAGTGGAATGTGGTTCCCATTTTCGTCTGCATCTTGTTGACTTACCTGGCTATGGTCGTAGTAATCTTTTTCCGCCGATGTCGTTACAACAAATGGCAGAAGTCATTTGGCAAAAGGCGCCGAAGCAGGCTATTTGGTTAGGTTGGTCTTTAGGCGGATTAATTGCCAACATCATTGCTCTTAACCATCAAGTTGAAATTGCGGGTTTAATAACCGTGGCTTCGACGCCATGTTTTAGTCAGCAAGAAAACTGGCCAGGTATTAAATCGGTGGTGCTAACAGGCTTTGAACAACAATTACAGGCTAATTTTCATCGTACAGTAGAACGTTTTCTGGCATTGCAAACATTGGGCACTAAAACAACGCTTGAAGATATACGTTTATTAAAAACCGTGTTACTGAAACAGCCGTTACCTTCCGTTGCTGTGCTAAACGCAGGTTTAGAAATTTTGCGGACAACTGATTTACGGCAATCTTTATTAACGCTAAATAAGCCTTTTTTGCGCATTTATGGTGATCTTGATGGTTTAGTGCCCAGAAAAGTCGTACCAATAATAGATGGATGGTTACCAAATTCGCACTCGGTGATAATAAAACATGCTGCCCATGCCCCTTTTATTTCCCATCCTAAGCAGTTTATTCAACTGTTAGTGGATTTCTCTAGCCAATTGGAGAAATAA
- a CDS encoding FeoC-like transcriptional regulator: MISLLQVRDMVALYGRTDAYQISQKYSASLPMIEAMLDKLTAMGKLEQIDQSSCLTGYSCKLCPETKKCNLKIYQVTTL, from the coding sequence ATGATCAGTTTATTGCAAGTCAGAGATATGGTTGCGCTGTATGGTAGAACGGATGCTTACCAAATTAGTCAGAAATACTCTGCGTCATTACCTATGATTGAAGCTATGTTAGATAAATTAACCGCCATGGGAAAATTAGAACAAATTGATCAATCATCCTGTTTGACGGGTTATAGTTGTAAGTTATGCCCTGAAACAAAAAAGTGTAACCTAAAAATTTATCAAGTGACTACTCTCTGA
- the feoB gene encoding Fe(2+) transporter permease subunit FeoB produces the protein MKSLTIGLIGNPNAGKTTLFNQLTGARQRVGNWAGVTVERKVGRFATAEYDIELVDLPGTYSLTTISEQTSLDEQIACHFILSGEADMLINVIDAANLERNLYLTIQLIELGIPCIVALNMLDIAENQNIHINIDELQTRLGCPVIPLVSTRAKGIGKLKQAIDQHSNNLIATLIHYPDILLTEVEKLTQIIDHNKFSHQQRRWLALQILEGDIYSLERTAIPADQLGKIKAHLQSQQPEEPELIIADARYQTIATICEAVINTETAKPNTLTQFIDKIVLNRWLGLPTFLFIMYLMFILAINIGGALQPLFEGGSEAIFIHGIQWIGHTFNLPQWLTVFLAQGVGGGINTVLPLVPQIGLMYLFLSILEDSGYMARAAFVMDRLMQALGLPGKSFVPLIVGFGCNVPAIMGARTLDTPRERLITILMAPFMSCGARLAIFAVFAAAFFGKNGASIVFSLYLLGIIIAILTGLLLKYTIARGASSPFIMELPVYHVPHLKTLLLQTWQRLKGFVLRAGKVIIIASMIIGALNSFSLSGKVVDNINQSALASVSKTVTPLLKPIGINDNNWQATVGLITGALAKEVVVGTLNTLYTAENITQAPFDAEQFNLLDELKDAVNETWDSLKETFSLSVLSNPIEASKGDGEMDNSTMGAMAARFGSTLSAYSYLIFVLLYVPCISVLGAIARETNRSWMTFSILWGLNVAYSVSALFYQIATFSQHPQYSAVVIGLLVVFNLLLITLLRHSRKRITLKLNHNVHKCNHRERGSCH, from the coding sequence ATGAAATCATTAACTATTGGCCTTATTGGCAACCCTAACGCTGGTAAAACAACACTCTTTAATCAATTAACAGGCGCTCGCCAACGTGTGGGAAATTGGGCTGGTGTCACCGTTGAACGAAAAGTTGGCCGCTTTGCAACCGCGGAATATGATATTGAATTAGTTGACCTGCCTGGCACCTATTCATTAACCACGATTTCAGAACAAACCTCACTCGATGAACAAATTGCCTGTCATTTCATCCTGAGTGGCGAAGCGGATATGTTGATCAACGTTATCGATGCCGCTAACCTTGAACGTAATCTTTATCTAACAATACAACTTATTGAATTAGGTATACCGTGTATTGTCGCACTTAATATGTTGGATATTGCTGAAAACCAAAATATTCACATTAATATTGATGAGCTACAAACACGCCTAGGTTGCCCTGTTATCCCTCTAGTATCGACTCGCGCAAAAGGTATTGGTAAATTAAAACAAGCGATTGATCAACATAGTAATAATCTTATTGCAACCCTCATCCACTATCCCGATATTTTGCTCACTGAAGTAGAAAAATTAACTCAAATTATCGACCATAATAAATTCAGTCATCAACAGCGCCGTTGGTTAGCACTACAAATATTAGAAGGCGATATATATAGCCTCGAACGTACCGCTATTCCCGCTGATCAATTAGGTAAAATCAAAGCACATTTGCAGTCCCAACAACCTGAAGAGCCTGAACTTATCATCGCTGATGCACGCTACCAAACTATTGCAACCATTTGCGAAGCAGTCATTAATACTGAAACGGCAAAACCTAATACCTTAACGCAATTTATTGACAAGATCGTCCTTAATCGCTGGCTTGGGCTGCCTACATTTCTTTTTATCATGTATTTAATGTTTATACTTGCTATCAATATTGGTGGTGCATTACAACCCCTCTTTGAAGGTGGCTCAGAAGCCATTTTCATTCATGGAATTCAATGGATTGGCCATACTTTTAATTTACCACAATGGCTGACGGTTTTCCTTGCCCAAGGGGTAGGCGGAGGTATCAACACGGTATTACCTTTAGTTCCTCAAATTGGTTTAATGTATCTATTCCTTTCTATATTGGAAGACTCAGGTTATATGGCACGCGCGGCATTTGTCATGGATAGGCTGATGCAAGCGCTAGGTCTGCCTGGCAAATCTTTTGTTCCTTTGATTGTCGGTTTTGGTTGTAATGTGCCAGCTATCATGGGAGCACGGACATTAGATACCCCGCGTGAACGATTAATCACCATTTTGATGGCACCTTTTATGTCTTGTGGCGCAAGATTAGCTATCTTTGCTGTTTTTGCAGCTGCTTTTTTTGGCAAAAATGGGGCAAGTATTGTTTTTTCTCTTTATTTATTAGGTATCATTATTGCTATCCTAACCGGGTTATTATTGAAATATACTATTGCACGGGGCGCTTCCTCGCCTTTTATCATGGAATTACCGGTCTACCATGTACCACACTTAAAGACATTACTATTACAGACCTGGCAAAGACTGAAAGGTTTTGTGTTAAGAGCAGGAAAAGTAATTATTATTGCTAGTATGATTATCGGGGCACTTAATAGTTTTTCTTTATCCGGTAAGGTTGTTGATAACATTAACCAATCAGCATTAGCGTCAGTAAGTAAAACCGTTACCCCGCTACTAAAACCTATTGGCATCAACGATAATAATTGGCAAGCAACCGTTGGGCTCATTACAGGCGCATTAGCTAAAGAAGTTGTTGTCGGTACATTGAATACCCTGTACACCGCCGAAAATATTACCCAAGCACCTTTTGATGCCGAGCAATTTAATTTATTAGATGAATTAAAGGATGCCGTGAATGAAACTTGGGATAGCCTGAAAGAAACATTTAGCTTAAGTGTCTTATCCAATCCTATTGAAGCAAGTAAAGGTGATGGTGAGATGGATAACAGTACAATGGGCGCCATGGCGGCACGATTCGGATCGACTTTATCTGCCTATAGCTATCTAATCTTTGTTCTACTTTATGTTCCTTGCATTTCTGTATTAGGCGCTATTGCCCGCGAAACAAATCGAAGCTGGATGACGTTTTCTATTCTATGGGGCTTGAATGTCGCTTATTCAGTCTCTGCCTTGTTCTACCAAATAGCAACTTTCTCACAACATCCACAGTATAGTGCCGTGGTTATTGGCTTGCTCGTCGTCTTTAACCTGCTGCTAATCACATTGTTGCGCCATTCACGTAAACGCATAACACTAAAACTTAATCATAATGTCCACAAATGTAACCACCGTGAACGTGGCTCATGTCATTAG
- the feoA gene encoding ferrous iron transporter A, which produces MPILPNHRYKIVGFSTEINPAYRQKLLSLGMLPGSFFSVIRIAPLGDPIQIETRRMNLILRKKDLALLNLDDAGN; this is translated from the coding sequence ATGCCAATTCTTCCTAATCACCGATACAAAATTGTCGGATTTTCAACAGAAATAAATCCAGCTTACCGTCAGAAGTTACTCTCTTTAGGCATGTTACCTGGATCTTTTTTTAGCGTTATTCGTATAGCGCCGCTTGGTGATCCTATTCAAATAGAAACTCGCCGTATGAACTTGATCTTAAGAAAAAAAGATCTTGCACTATTAAATTTAGACGATGCCGGCAACTAA
- a CDS encoding Tex family protein, whose amino-acid sequence MMNKSLSKIIAYELDTTPAQVLSAITLLDEGNTVPFIARYRKEVTGGLDDNQLRKLETRLSYLRELNERRQTILKSINEQGKLTAELAEAINNTFSKTELEDLYLPYKPKRRTRGQIAIEAGLAPLAEQLWNDPQQIPEQIAETFIDPQKNINDTKAALDGARYILMERFAEDANLLSKIRDYLWKNAHLTAKVIEGKETVGAKFSDYFDHHELIAHIPSHRALAMFRGRNEGILQLSLNADPQFEPSPKESYCEEIITRHYGLHLNNAPADKWRKAVISWTWRVKILLHLETELMGTLREKAEEEAIHVFARNLHDLLMAAPAGMHTTMGLDPGLRTGVKVAIVDATGKLITTDTIYPHTGQATKSAATIASLCEKYKVALVAIGNGTASRETERFFTAVKKQYPNITAQKVIVSESGASVYSASELAAQEFPTLDVSLRGAVSIARRLQDPLAELVKIDPKSIGVGQYQHDVNQTLLAKKLAAVVEDCVNAVGVDLNTASVALLSHVAGLSKTIAQNIVNWRNEHGRFNDRKQLLKVTRLGTKAFEQCAGFLRIMTGNNPLDASTVHPEAYPVVEKILLTTKQPLKTIMGNTSVLNNLKPEQFTTDKFGIPTVTDILKQLEKPGRDPRPEFKTASFVDGIEAMEDLKVGMILEGSVTNVTNFGAFVDIGVHQDGLVHISSLSDKFIKDPHSLVKAGDIITVKVIDIDLNRKRIALTMRLDEKTVDTPQHRNKQQTGRNTPSASSTKTSQPNNTLLGNSVMGDALAAALNKKRE is encoded by the coding sequence ATGATGAATAAATCCTTAAGCAAAATTATTGCATATGAATTAGATACAACGCCAGCACAAGTACTTTCAGCTATTACATTACTTGATGAAGGAAATACCGTTCCTTTCATTGCCCGCTATCGTAAAGAAGTCACAGGCGGGCTCGATGATAACCAACTGCGTAAACTTGAAACGCGTTTAAGTTACTTACGTGAATTAAACGAGCGCCGCCAAACTATTCTAAAGTCGATTAATGAACAAGGAAAGCTTACCGCTGAACTTGCTGAAGCGATTAATAACACTTTTAGTAAAACTGAGCTCGAAGATCTCTATTTACCTTATAAACCCAAACGACGTACACGAGGCCAAATAGCAATTGAAGCTGGCTTAGCGCCACTCGCGGAACAATTATGGAATGACCCCCAGCAGATACCAGAACAGATAGCCGAAACCTTTATTGATCCACAAAAAAATATTAATGACACTAAAGCTGCACTTGATGGTGCCCGTTATATTCTAATGGAACGCTTTGCTGAAGATGCAAATTTACTTAGCAAAATTCGTGATTATTTGTGGAAAAATGCCCACTTAACAGCCAAAGTTATCGAAGGTAAAGAAACAGTAGGGGCAAAATTTAGCGATTATTTTGATCACCATGAGCTTATTGCGCATATCCCATCCCACCGAGCACTTGCCATGTTTCGTGGCCGTAACGAAGGTATTTTACAATTATCACTTAATGCCGATCCACAATTTGAACCATCGCCAAAAGAAAGTTATTGTGAAGAAATTATTACCCGCCACTATGGCCTACATCTAAATAATGCACCAGCAGATAAATGGCGAAAAGCCGTTATTAGTTGGACATGGCGAGTCAAAATTCTGTTACACCTTGAAACAGAATTGATGGGTACCTTGCGTGAAAAAGCAGAAGAAGAAGCGATTCATGTTTTCGCACGTAACCTACATGACCTTTTAATGGCAGCGCCTGCCGGTATGCATACCACTATGGGATTAGATCCTGGTTTACGCACTGGCGTTAAAGTTGCCATTGTTGATGCGACAGGCAAACTCATTACTACCGACACTATTTATCCTCACACCGGTCAAGCAACAAAATCTGCAGCAACTATTGCATCCTTATGTGAGAAATATAAAGTTGCCTTGGTCGCCATTGGTAATGGTACTGCTTCGCGTGAAACGGAACGCTTTTTTACCGCAGTTAAAAAACAGTACCCAAATATTACTGCACAGAAAGTGATCGTTAGTGAATCTGGCGCTTCAGTTTACTCAGCCTCTGAGTTAGCGGCACAAGAATTTCCTACTCTCGATGTCTCTTTACGTGGAGCAGTCTCTATTGCTCGCCGTTTACAAGACCCGTTAGCGGAATTAGTAAAAATCGATCCTAAATCAATTGGTGTTGGCCAATACCAACATGATGTTAATCAAACTTTACTCGCTAAAAAATTGGCAGCGGTAGTCGAAGATTGTGTAAACGCAGTTGGTGTCGATCTCAATACCGCCTCTGTTGCTCTTCTTTCACATGTTGCAGGGCTAAGTAAAACAATTGCCCAAAATATCGTTAATTGGCGTAACGAACACGGGCGTTTTAATGACCGCAAACAACTATTGAAAGTTACGCGTCTTGGCACAAAAGCTTTTGAGCAGTGTGCGGGTTTTTTACGCATTATGACAGGGAATAATCCTCTCGATGCCTCAACAGTTCATCCCGAAGCTTATCCGGTTGTAGAAAAAATTTTATTAACCACTAAGCAACCCTTGAAAACGATTATGGGTAACACTAGCGTACTCAATAATCTCAAACCAGAACAGTTTACTACTGACAAATTTGGTATTCCAACAGTAACTGATATTTTAAAACAATTAGAAAAGCCTGGACGAGACCCGCGACCAGAATTTAAAACAGCCTCTTTTGTCGATGGCATTGAAGCAATGGAAGATCTTAAAGTAGGCATGATATTAGAAGGTTCGGTAACTAATGTGACCAATTTTGGTGCATTTGTCGATATTGGCGTTCACCAGGATGGTTTAGTACACATCTCCTCTCTGTCCGATAAATTTATTAAAGATCCGCATTCTTTAGTCAAAGCAGGGGATATTATTACCGTTAAAGTCATCGATATTGATTTAAACCGTAAACGAATTGCGCTAACCATGCGCCTAGATGAGAAAACAGTAGATACACCACAACATCGTAATAAACAACAAACAGGCAGAAATACCCCCTCAGCCAGTTCAACTAAAACATCCCAACCAAACAATACGCTATTAGGTAATAGTGTTATGGGTGATGCGCTGGCGGCAGCACTAAATAAAAAGCGCGAATAG
- the greB gene encoding transcription elongation factor GreB: MVKNNYITREGWNNLEKELKFLWREERPKVTQAVSEAAALGDRSENAEYIYGKKRLREIDRRIRFLSKRLEVLKIVDPDPRQEGRVYFGAWVKVQDENGVIKVFRLVGADEFNPIKKWISINSPVARELLGKQIDDEVTVNTPNGIITYWILEINYQGIEL; this comes from the coding sequence ATTGTGAAAAATAATTATATTACTCGTGAAGGCTGGAACAACCTCGAAAAAGAGTTGAAGTTTCTTTGGCGAGAGGAGCGTCCGAAAGTCACCCAAGCTGTATCAGAGGCCGCGGCGCTTGGTGATCGCTCAGAGAATGCCGAGTATATTTATGGTAAAAAACGATTACGAGAAATTGATCGACGTATTCGATTTTTATCTAAACGTCTTGAAGTATTAAAGATAGTTGATCCCGATCCTCGGCAGGAAGGTAGAGTTTATTTTGGTGCTTGGGTAAAAGTACAAGATGAAAATGGTGTTATTAAAGTTTTTCGCTTAGTTGGAGCCGATGAATTTAATCCGATTAAAAAATGGATTTCTATTAATTCACCCGTGGCAAGGGAATTATTAGGTAAACAAATTGATGATGAAGTTACGGTGAATACGCCAAATGGTATTATTACTTACTGGATACTGGAAATTAATTATCAAGGGATTGAGTTGTAA
- the ompR gene encoding two-component system response regulator OmpR, translated as MQENYKILVVDDDMRLRSLLERYLTEQGFQVRSTANAEQMDRILTRESIHLIVLDLMLPGEDGLSICRRLRSQNNPIPIIMVTAKGEEVDRIVGLEIGADDYIPKPFNPRELLARIRAVLRRQANELPGAPAQDEAVIRFGKFKLNLGTREMFQDDESMPLTSGEFAVLKVLVSYPREPLSRDKLMSLARGREYSAMERSIDVQISRLRRMIEDDPTHPRYIQTVWGLGYVFVPDGNKA; from the coding sequence ATGCAAGAAAATTATAAAATTCTTGTTGTGGATGATGATATGCGTTTGCGCTCTTTACTGGAGCGTTATTTAACTGAACAAGGTTTTCAAGTACGTAGTACTGCTAATGCCGAGCAAATGGATCGTATTTTGACACGTGAATCTATTCATTTGATTGTATTGGATTTGATGTTACCTGGTGAAGATGGCTTATCTATTTGCCGTCGTTTAAGAAGTCAAAATAATCCTATTCCGATTATTATGGTAACAGCAAAAGGTGAAGAGGTAGATCGGATAGTTGGGTTAGAAATTGGGGCGGATGATTATATACCTAAGCCATTTAATCCTAGAGAATTATTGGCTCGTATTCGTGCCGTATTGCGACGTCAGGCAAATGAGCTGCCGGGTGCGCCGGCACAGGATGAGGCGGTAATTCGGTTTGGTAAATTCAAATTAAATCTAGGAACAAGGGAAATGTTTCAAGATGATGAGTCTATGCCATTAACTAGTGGTGAGTTTGCTGTTTTAAAAGTACTGGTCTCTTATCCACGTGAGCCTCTATCTCGCGACAAACTGATGAGTCTTGCTCGCGGGCGTGAATATAGTGCGATGGAGCGTTCGATAGATGTGCAAATTTCACGTCTACGTCGAATGATTGAGGATGATCCGACTCACCCACGTTATATTCAAACGGTTTGGGGATTGGGTTATGTATTTGTGCCGGATGGTAATAAAGCATGA
- the envZ gene encoding two-component system sensor histidine kinase EnvZ: MKRLRFSRRNTFSRSLFVIVTLLFASLVTSYLVVLNFVVMPSLQQLNKVLAYEVHTLLTEKIELQDGNAILMPPSFKKKIYKELGINFYTKSLAMEKGLRWARHYEELSQQMAEYMGGKADVRLEIAKEHPFLWLNSYLAPNVWIRLPLTEIGQNQFAVVFRYTLAIFLTIFAITWLYIRYQSRPLFVLENYAKQMGKGVMVPAIKEEGSLEIRYVIRAFNRMSSGIKMLENDRTILMAGVSHDLRTPLTRIRLATEMMNEKDQYLAESINKDIEECDAIIEQFMDYIRTGREMNMDFCDLNKVLLEAVNAESSFLPNIETQISSSPIIINANVIAIKRAVTNMLVNAFRYGNGWVKVSSGVIKDHAWFQVEDDGAGIKKESIQHLFQPFVQGERARSNGGTGLGLAIIRRIIDAHDGEIIIDKSKRGGLSIRATLPLMEK, encoded by the coding sequence ATGAAACGATTGCGTTTTTCCAGACGTAACACGTTTTCTCGTTCATTATTTGTTATTGTTACTTTACTGTTTGCTAGTTTAGTCACCAGCTATTTGGTTGTACTTAATTTTGTTGTGATGCCGAGTCTTCAGCAGCTCAATAAAGTCTTAGCCTATGAAGTGCATACGTTATTAACAGAGAAAATTGAATTACAAGATGGAAATGCAATTTTGATGCCTCCATCATTTAAGAAGAAAATCTATAAAGAGCTAGGTATTAATTTTTATACTAAGTCACTTGCTATGGAGAAAGGCTTACGTTGGGCGAGACATTATGAGGAATTAAGCCAACAGATGGCGGAATATATGGGTGGCAAGGCGGATGTTCGTCTTGAAATCGCAAAAGAGCATCCTTTTCTATGGTTAAATTCTTACCTTGCCCCAAATGTATGGATACGACTTCCTTTAACTGAAATAGGACAGAATCAGTTCGCTGTTGTATTTCGTTATACACTGGCTATCTTTTTAACTATTTTTGCTATTACATGGCTTTATATACGTTATCAGAGTAGGCCATTATTTGTGTTAGAAAACTATGCCAAGCAAATGGGAAAAGGAGTCATGGTTCCAGCAATCAAGGAAGAAGGTTCATTAGAAATACGTTATGTCATCCGCGCTTTTAATCGCATGTCATCAGGGATAAAAATGCTGGAAAATGATAGAACGATATTAATGGCCGGCGTGAGCCACGATTTGAGAACGCCGTTAACACGGATTCGGTTAGCGACAGAAATGATGAATGAAAAGGATCAGTATCTCGCAGAATCAATTAACAAAGATATTGAAGAGTGTGATGCTATCATTGAGCAATTCATGGACTATATACGTACAGGTCGGGAAATGAATATGGATTTTTGTGACTTGAACAAAGTCCTACTTGAAGCTGTTAATGCTGAGAGTAGTTTCCTGCCTAATATTGAGACGCAGATTAGTTCATCACCAATCATTATTAATGCTAATGTAATTGCTATTAAACGAGCAGTAACCAATATGCTGGTTAACGCTTTCCGCTATGGCAATGGTTGGGTAAAAGTCAGTAGTGGTGTAATAAAAGATCATGCCTGGTTTCAGGTTGAGGATGATGGTGCAGGAATTAAAAAAGAGAGCATTCAACATCTTTTTCAACCTTTTGTGCAAGGCGAAAGAGCAAGGAGTAATGGTGGTACAGGACTAGGATTAGCAATTATTCGCCGAATTATTGATGCTCATGATGGTGAAATTATTATAGATAAAAGTAAACGGGGAGGATTATCTATACGGGCAACTTTACCATTAATGGAAAAATAA